AGAGGTATTGTCTACAAGATCATCAAGATGTATTAGAGGGCTGCCGTGGAGAGCCAGGCATTCACACTACAAAGCTATCAAACTTCAAAACTACCTTGGAGTTCCCTTACTCCCCAAAATCCTGCTCTTCCACATCTGCTATCCCGGCATATCCCACCCTGGGGATGAGTTACACTCGGTTTCTGAAGCACGAGCGTTTAGATGCTCGTATGAGACCCAGACTCACCGAGGCAAGAACCCGCAGCCACAGTTATAACACCGCAGTCACTTTCAGATCCCATTTGCTTATTTTGtgcttgtaattatttttcatctcgCCTCTGTTCTAATGGTAATAACATTTACAGCAAACACCTATGTGCTTGAGTGGCAGCTTGGGACATACTGATGTGCACACATCAAAAAATGCCAGGCTTCAGATGGTATCAATATACCTCCAGTACATCAAATGACTTTAAAGAtcaaaacatacttttaaattttaatgacTTCACATATTGTAGAACCAAAAGATGGAACAAACTTTCCCTGGAGGGAGGACCCAGATGACTGGCTGTTTGGTCTGTGTTCATAAAACAACCTCCCTCTGTTTATGTATCATGCTCCTCTCACCTCGATGCTATCCGAACACCTTTCCAAAGCAATTACATCCAGGCAAGTTGTCTGGATTTTCTCACATCATcttatgttttttcttgtccACACCCAGGagcaaaaaaagagattattGTGTTGGTTTTCCTCTCATATAAAGCTCTATATCTACTAAAGAAACTGTgtcagagcagggctggctgcagctggctggggacGCGTGCTCTCTTGTATCCACCCCGTCACACTGGGGGACTCAGAGCATCTCAGAGAAGACAATTTCTGGTAGCTATCAAGACTGACTTGCTAAATAactaaacaaattaaaatttgcagagacaaataagaaatgcaaaaactCAGTGGAAGCGCAGTAAAGGAAATATGTGAAGTTCTTATTCAGAAGGACATCTTCTAGCCTGTAGCAGTTTTTGTCAGATAGTCTATTTAGTAAGATTATCTTAGATGCAATTTATAACGATGCTGACTGAAGGAGTGAATCCAATACCAATAAACTAAGATATTTGAACTTATTTTGAGTTCACAGAGTTGAATTATCACGTTCCTCTTTCTGACAGTGCTAGATTGTTTATACAACatacctttctgcttttttcccccctcaatatgtgattttttaagatttttttagtTACTTTGAGAGCTGAGCCTTAGGACTGACAATGACTATTTCCCAAATGATCAGTTTAAGTGTTTCTTCATCTTGAAGGACGAGCAGCCATTAAAGAGAACTGGAGCAGAGGTCCCTGGTTTGACCGATcttgcagggcaggaggaaCGCCAGCGGAAGGGGTCACATCGCTGGGCTGTGCAAGAAAacaccagccctgctgagagataaaggcagcctggagcaggcagggtgACTCCAGGGAGAGGGTGCCCAGCCAGAGAGAAGCCCAGGAAAGAGAAATCTGtcaggaaagccaggctgagTAGGaagggtgggcagcaggagtGTTGGATTGTAACCCAGCTCCTTGGGATACCCGCTCTGTAAGTGTTGGATGTGGCCTTGAATTCCCAGGATGTGTTTGCAGCtagcagggaggaggagacagCAGTGATCAAAACCCAGGGAATGaaataagcagagaaaaaaaaaaaaacccaacaaaaacacaaacaaaaaaagaggaggcagcaggtgTCCAGAGGGGGAAGGACCACAGCAGGGAGGTGTGTGGATAGCAAGAGTCTGGAGCTGCTCTGAACACAGACTGATCCCATGATCAACTGGATTCCCATGGTGTCCTGGAGCCGTCGTCATCCCAGCCACCTCACCGTGCAGGATGTTGTTTTGACTGCTCAGGGAAAGGGGATGCACTCATAGGTTGGATAAAGTCTTGTTATGCTGAACTTCACTATTTCTGATCGTTTTGCTTGGGATTCAATTCCCAGacaattttacctttttctttgccttatCTGTAATTAATGTACTAAAACTCTGTGCTTGGAAAGACTAATGAGAAAGGGAGCATGAAATCCCTGCTCTCTCAAGTGGacaaatatggaaaaaaaaggaccACCAGGTAAAATTCTCCCACTTCAAGTTTCAATGAGGATATATTTATCTTTTGTGTTGAAAACTGTTTGGGGTGCTTCCCCCTTTAGTAGAACAAAGTCCAACGCCCACAGCACggtggcagcaggcagagaagtCCCACAGGCCAAACAATGGCCACCAGCAAGGCAGCGCGCCGTAAATCCAATCCATCATCCAGGAGAAACGAATCCCAGCCATAGCCGCACTGCCTGCTATAATGACATCCCACTTCGCTTCTTTGAGTCCTTTCGCGCAATGGGACTGAAGGACAAGATCTCCTTGTAAATATGctcttgaaaaacagaacagaataacCATGAATGCGTGATCTTAGGGGACATAAATGAAAGCTCAAATTTTGTATGTGCAGAGAGGAGGTATTCAGTGGGGAGGGTATGGCAAGTACAAGGTGGAAGAGATAGACAAAGCAGAGAGGTGAGAAAAGTCTGCCTGAAGGGCTGGGGGGATTCTTTGCTGCCTGCATTAAAGCAAGAGCAAGGCAGGGGAGATGTGCCCCAGCAGGCAACCGCAGCCTCCCTCAGCACATGCacaggaaagagagaggagcagggaagTCCTGTGCTGACAAGGAGCTTCAAAGAAGATAAATTTCTTACTTCTCCACTCATTTATCGAAAGCTTTTCGTGTTCCAGAGAATCATCGTAGGACTGTTGCGCTTCCGTTTCCTCTTCGACGTCTCGGAACTGGTCAAAATAGGGGTGAGCCAGCGCCTCCGTCGCTGTAAGACGCTTTTCCACGTCAAGCTGCAACATCTTGTCAAGCAGGTCCACGGCTGCAGAAGAGAGGAACAGGGGTAAGCAAGGCATGCCGGGGAGCAGGCACCCTGTGCACGAACCCTGCAGGTGATGGGACCAGTGTTTCCAGTGCTACATCTCCAGacctgaaaacaaaagagaCTCCTCAACCTAGCCAGCCAAGGTAGCTCCTGTCAGCGGGGATGCAAcgcctgcccagcagcagcctcagggaGCTCTTGCCAACAGAGCTGGAGGTGTAAATTGTGCAGAAAGAACAAATTAGTCTTGAATAAACCTTGCTGCACAGATGGGGCTGCGAGAACATAAAGAGCAAACCAATAACATCaagatatttttcagttttaatcatTTGCTTTCACTGTGACCCCTGCAACTCAAAGTAATCTTAACATGAGTAATCTATACAGAAATCTATACACCCCTGGTAAACAGGAAGGCAGGAAATTCAGCTCCTGACTAGTCTGCCAGCCCCGTTCCCCCTTGGTTTTAATgtcttaatgctttcttttagaAGAGTTTTGCTTGCTCTCACCACTAATCTACTTGGGAAAAGAGCTCCTTGCAAGAGATCAATTTTTACCCTGAAAACTGCACATCTCAGCTGCCTGTTTCATATCAATAGATCCAGGTGTTCAACAAATCATTAGGATCTAAGgtttactgtggaaaaaaaaaaattaccagagAGGACCGTGGGGCTCTCTCAGCACTTTACCAAGACCTATGATGCCTCACATGTGGCGCTGGGAGATAACAATGAACAAAGAAGAGGTGGTTTGTCTATCTAAATGCTACTGATCGTAATATCACCTGCTGGGCTACAAGCAACAGCCTCTGGAAGCCAGTATCAGCCAAAATTCATGCTAACTCTCATACCAAGTGGAGTCAATATGTGCAACTGTCCTAATCCCACAATTTGCATCCCAGAACCTAGACATCCTGTTATATCCAGCGCCCACCATCCTCTGGCTCACTGACACAACAGTCAGaagtttctctcttccttcaaATATTGTGTGTTATGGGCTGTGccattttagaataaaaagcaagaaaaaagaaagaagtaaatggCCAAGAACAGCAGAACGTTGCCATggtaatgcaaataaataattgttttgcttttagttcACACATATTTGTcctggggaggggcaggggcacAAGCTGCAAGGGAGAAAGTAGCaagaaattaagagaaagaggaaaaataagaattgaGCTGTCACAGTCAGCCTGACTCCTTTCCAGCTGTGAAAACTCACGAGAAACAGTGGGACATTGACTTACCCTGAGGATTGGCTTTGGGGAAAAGCACAGACAAATCCTTCTTGGGGATTTTAGGAAGGGATTTGATATAGTTCTTTgcctgaaagagaaaggaaagcacatTCACTGCACATGAATGAGAGGGCTGTGAATGCAGCTCTTGGGTCTCACAGCTCAGACaagcaaaggcaaaagaagaGAACAGCGAATCATCCCAGATGTCACGTTTCAGTGGCCAGTATGCAAGGAACTATTTTCAtccactgaaatacagaaatattgctGCTTTAAGGGCCAAACTGGCCAACGGAGGAGGCTGGTAGTTTGCTGGGGTATCAGACACCTCACCCAGGAGTCCCTGCAATCCACACCAGTTCCCAACACAACACCAAATCCATCAGATGTGCCACTAGCAAAGAGAAGCATCTTCCTTGCCAAGGGGAAAAGACTGCCGTGGCTGCAAAAGCAGCGCCTCCCCCATCTCAAAGACATGGTTAACATGACCAGGTTAACCTCTCCCTGCCAGCGGGACCTGAAGTTGCAGTGAACTTTCTTACCGCTTTGTCCTCCAGCTTCTCCACGAAGTCTTCTCCAGGATGCCCCATCACTTTCAGGATCTGAGTCAGCTGGTCCAGGTCTGGCAGGCTGCGTTAAGGATCACACATCTAGGAGCGAGCCCTGGACCTACCCCCCGCGCCGGGGTGGCTGGAGAGCCCGAGGACCCGGGGGAGCTACAAGTAGGTTACGATACAAACCTAACAGAGCCACACAAGCAGAGGCTCATTAGACTGGCAAGAATTGCTCCAAGGGTCATTTTCATCAATGGATAATTCTGCTGGCACAACTCTGCCAGGGCATATGCCCGCAGGCTGTGGGGATACACAAGGGTTTGGGGACAGAGCTATGGCCACGGAAGGTTAGACTGCTGACGTAGAGCACCTGTGGCCAGCACAGAGGGGTATTTCTAAGGGGAGCTTAGCCCCCCTCCCATCTTCTCCCCATTTTCCTCACCAAAAAGACTGGTCCCTGCGATTACCTCCTGGAAAACCACACTGACACCTATTTTTCTCCATAGCCTCATTCATAAAAGCCCTTTCACACACACCAAGAATTATTACTCCCTCCCCAGGGAAAAGGTTCAGCTTGAAAGGATACAGTCTTTTCCTTTAAACAGCGTTTTCCCAGTCAGCATTTCTGCCATGATACAGCCAATAGACCAGATATCCACTgtccagagaaaaaaaggaggaaataaaataaattttaaaagacagtaaaaaggCAGCAATGATTGCTGGGGCTGTTGCTTGCTTTGttgcctgcagcaggcactgaTTTAAGTTTCACTCCCGTTTTCCACCCTCTCCTGTTCTTTCTGCACTGCTAAAAATCCACACGTTCATCATTTCCCACAGGCACTAGCTCGGGGAGCCCTGTGACAGCCCTGGGACTCGCTCTGCTCCAGGGAACACTGATGACAAAGATGAAAAGTGATGACAAAGATGAAAAGCATCTGGAGGATTACGTACAATTTGACCCAGGCGTGACAGCGGGATCCCCACATGCTCGTCACCGGACAGTCACACCACCGAAGCAAGGCAGCTCACCTGTCTGGTTGTAGTGCATCCAGTTGAGAATGACTTCAGGGGCTCTGTACCAGCGCGTAACCACGTAGCCGGTCATTTCAGCATCAGCGTGTCTGGCCAAGCCGAAATCCAAGATCTGCAGTTGAccaaagggagagggagaaggaagggcaggaaagaaaagaaaaatcctacaGGCAAGTGAGAATCTACTTCTAAGAGGAAACGAAGCGGATCCGATCAGATAATGACAAAGCTCCAACTACACCACAGCCACCCACGGGACAGTTCAACGAACTAACAGGTTTGTCTTAATTCCAACCGTGAATTGCAAGCTGACTGCAAAACCAGTTGTCGTGCGAAGACCCTGCCGAAAGGCTCAGTGCTGCATGCTACCCGGAAGGTCACTTCCTTTCTTGAAGCTTAAGTTTCAACTCCAGCAGCTTTATTTAATGGTGTTGGTCTATAACTTGGCAGCAAAGGCATGCTCCCAGGCCACCACGACTCACCCTTCCCTATAAAAACACCTTGCAGCTGACAGGGCACGGCCTCTCCCTCGGTACGGGAGATGAACATAGCTTGGCCCAACCTTTACAGGCAACAGAGCCATGCCCTGTAATATACATTACAGAAAAGCACTGTACAGAAATGTATATAATGTCATATACATTACtagagcactgcagcagggagctgctaGCAAAACCTTCAGAGCCATACTGAAAATAACGTCTGGAATCACAACCGCCACATCAATGAGAACCAAAGGGCAGCTGTGATTCAGTCCAGTTATCCTTCAGGGATCGTTCACCGAACGCAAGTATTactcagcagcactgaattGATTTAGGAAGTCGTTACGAAGTGCCGTGCCACAGGAATTACGGCGACAGGATGTTCATTCCAAGGCTTAGACCCTGAGTCAGCAAGTTACATCAGCAGGTGAGGATTTCTCAGCGCCTGCAATCGCCGAGTAATGAAACACCTCGAATCAAGTCTTGGAAGGCAAGAGGAAACATGAGGGTGCCAAATtcctgctggcagagcagtTCCTCTACAATCTGATATCCTACGTGCTACAAAGTGGTGCTTTTCCACCTACCTTTAGCTGACAGTCCTCATTGACAGCCAGGTTGCCTGGCTTCAGGTCCTACAAAAGACAAGAGCAGAATAATAAGGAAGTTTTGAGTTGCAACACATCAACAGGAGCCTCAGCCAAACCTCTGCTCGCCTTTGATGGGGCCCCATAACATCCCAAGTCCAGTGTCAATACCCCAATGACACCACGCCTGCTAGACTGTACAGCTTTAggttattatttctttttccgCAACTGTCTTAATTCAAAAAGCATCATAAAATGCTTCTTAGCTCatcagaaaatacagcatttcctCAAAATGCTGCATAAATGAGCAAATCCAAACACATCCAGTGTgtaggagggagaagagagaagacGCCAGGGAGACTTTAGAGCAGACAAGACTACTAGAGAAACAGTTATTAACTTTACGACCAAGCTGTGTTTCTTCTAAACTGACAAAAATCAGAGTAAAGGTGCACATGAACTTACCCTGTGGACGATGCCAGCGGAATGAATATACTGCAATAAAAAGAGGAGCCACAATGTGATCACCAGCAGACAAGACTTTCTGTTCTCCAGTAGAGAAACAAGAGCTACAAACAAGAACTTGCTGAGAACACaactgcagcctgctgcaggtccccagccccagggcaccGGTTGGAAAAGAAATCTCTACATGGAATTTCTGACAGAATTTGCAAGGATATTGCCAGTCTAAAGAAGAGGCatagagcagaggaggaggtaTGGAGCAATCGTTCCTTAGAGCAAGCGCATGAATAGTTTCAAACTCTCAAAAGCATCAGGATTACAGGTAGAAACGTGGCCAGTCAATGACACAAAATCTTTGTCATTTTGGGTGTTAAACATGTGAAAAATCTCTCatcattaaaacacaaaatggTAAGAACCGACTACAAGCCTGTTATCACACCAGTCAAACCTTCTGTGTGTTCTTCCTCCTTTATTTAAACTCAAGATAACAGTGATCTGGGAAAAGGTGTTATTAAGGGCAGCTCATTAATGCCTGTAAGTCACTGACTCCAGCTGAAGAATGCCACAGAGGGCAGCATTAAGACATCTCGACATCCCAGGGCTTGCAGGGATTGCTGTCTACTCTCCCAAAGCCAGTTACAGCgtctttccttgttcttttgttCTATTTTGTTCTATTGAATAGAACATCATTTCTTCCACCTTCTCCTGAGAGGCTCCCTTAGAAACTCAGCAGAAGCTCCCGTTGCTACCAGCCTCTTACTTTCTACGCAGTTTTGCTGCTAAGGGTTTTGGCAAGTCGAAGAGTGACGTGTCTGCTGCCGTGGAAAAAACACCGCAAGGTCTATGGCTGCCGATTGCTTCCATACCCGACTGACTGATGCCAACAAGCAGTCATTTTATTGATGTGTACTGGAAGAAGGATGTGTTCTCAGGGGATGCCATAAACCACCAAATCTTCCTGCACAGCCTCAGAAGGGGGTTTAGTTATGGTCAACCCAGAGGTGATGTGTAGAGGAGACACGGGGAGTCACTAAACTCCTCCAGACCCACCTACCTTCAGCCCTTTCAGCATTTGGTAGACCAGGTACTGGATCTTTTCATCACTGAATTCATGTCCCATGATCTTTTGTAAATCTGTCCGCATGTATGGCATCACCAGGTAGCTAAAAGGCAGTAAGACAAGGCCCTGAgtctagaagaaaaatacagggaaGCAGGCTAGCCTTGTTCTCACTTTGGGCTTGCTTTGGCCTTTTTTGGCTGTGTGCTGTAACGAAGATGAGTAGTTGTGACAGCGTTCCTGACTAaccagcagagcctgcagtgatgctgggaTTTCAACCTGCTCTGAAAGGtgctctttctcctccccttAAACTGGCTATCTGACATCAAGGAAGAATAATCTTCCAAACTTTAACAATCCTGAGCTAGTTTACTTTAGACCTCAAGTGATGGTCAGTTCCAGATGGCCTGACACCATCCGGGAGTGGAAACATCTTGCACAGCTTTAAAGAGTCTTGCAGAACTGCTGCGTTGGCTcccaaatttaatttttgtaacGTTCCCCGGCCCTAAGACGACAACATCTAGCTTCCTTCAGTCTTCAGCCTGCCTGCTGAGAGTGCTAATTAGTTGACGGTCTTCCAGCAGGAATCTGAGAACCTTCAAACACTTTTTCCTGCAGGCTGCTAAAtacccagccagcagccaaaaacccaacccagccGCACGCTGCTCGtgcccagggatggggaagagaaaatgACTTGTCCAACCTGATCATCAAACACTGAGGGAAAtgccaaaaacaaacaaaaaagagcagCCGGaatcaacaggaaaagaaaggcagattTAAAAATTCTCAGTTTTATGACCCTAGGGCCTGTCAAACGATATTTCTCCCATTCTGAGCGCAGCCTCTTAGCTCAGCAGACACACATTGGCACGGATCACGCTACATGTGATATGCCATGGAATATAACGACTCTTTGTTACATACATTGGTCCATATATACTGTGTTCTCCCAGCAGTGAGCACGGCACGGCGTGGGATCTGTTTATGTACCCTGGGTGTTTTAGCCATGGGAACTGACTTGTGCTTTTGACTCTCCTTGGTTTTGGGGATGTCTGGCTTTAGCCTGGCTCTTTTTCAACTCAGTCTGTTGGACTGCACCCCAGCCTGATCTGTTACCCTGCTGCGAAGTCACAGGTGTCTCTGGCCAACGGCTGAGTCTAGGTAGAGGGAATGCAAATTCCAAACTTACAAGTCCTGGAATCCCTGGTAGGAGGTGGCAGAGGTGAAGACATCAAGCAGCCCAATGACCTGGTGAGAAGAGAAGTGCACGTTTAAACCTGGAAAGCATTTGCCGTGCACATGGGACTCAGGTAGCAGCCCTCCCTTCGCACGCGCACACGGGTGAGCACCGAGAACTCCATCTGAGGAATCCGAGGACTCCTCGctatgctgcttttcctcttacTAATACACGGGAGTACCCATTACACATCGGTTTCAACCTGGTGCCAACTGGGTGCAGCAGACAGACAGCAGTTAAACCCCAGGACTGCCTGCACGTGCCAAATGTCAGGGCCTCTCAATTAAAACAAAGGTGATGCCACCAGAAAGGACTTGCTCCCAGGTGGCAGGAAAATCCCCCTTGTTtcagcaggagaggaaagaaatgagTACTTACGTTCTCGTGTTGCATGTGCTTCAACAGCATGAGCTCTCTGTACGCTCGCTTGGCAAAGATCTCTGACTGGAACGGGCGGCAGAGCTTCTTGATAGCCACCTTCTCCCCTGTCTTCTTGTCTACGGCTGAGCTGCGGCAGACAAAAATCAGTTCTGCTGTCAGCAGTATGTTTTAACAAAGTTTGCGATAGCCAAGGTCTTCTAGAAAAGAGCTAATTCCACAGCTCGCAGCGGAACAGCAAAGGGCCCTTGAGAAACCCAGCGGAGCCCTGCACATGCAGATGCCACCCTGTATGACCACTGCATGACCAATGTGTGACAGCGCAGACCACTGCCCGTGCTCTTTGGAGGACTAGGTGGGATACCAAACAACGTATCAGCGGCTCGTTGTTGTTCCCCTTAACCTGCAGAGGTGAGCTGGAGCTAACAGAGCCATGAGAAGAGGGCAACGCAAATGGTTAAAAGTCAGGGTTAGTTCTAACTCTGCCCTCTCCTTCCCTAACGCAGAGGCAGAAGGGAATAAAGcattttctgctctgccagctgcctggaggTTGCTGTCTTTTAAGTCTTCTGGAGTGACAACTAGATGCCACGCAATGAAAATCCAGGCTTCTGGAATTAATTCACCCACATTCCGGATCTTTGATGCTGCACGTATGCTTCCGCGTAAAAGCAGGTTTGGTTGAAAATGAGAGTCTTTCGTAAAGCTAATGAAAAGATGGTACAACAGCCGCTGCTGGAGACGTGACGTGTTATTCCCTCTGGTCACATTTGCTGTTTGTGGCTGGATAGGGTGATCCCGCGACACTTTCTCTGCTTCTAGGAGCTCTTTGATCAGATTGTGAAGGAGGCCCCAGGTTTCACCAGAGAAGAAGGGGGTCAGGGGGGTCCCCAGGCAAAGATCGCTGTAATTCGGGATGCTTGGTGGTGTTTTCCAGGGGGGGATCTCAGTGCACCCCATTACACATTGGTGCCTCAACCCCTCCTTGACCGAGTGGCAAACAGATGAAGAAAGGGTTCTCCTTTCCCAGAGCAGTTCCCACAGCTTTGTAAACCCTCATCTCATCTCCAGAGGAGATGGAAGTGCTATAAATCGGCACGTTCCATCCCACAGCTTTTAGCTGTGCAGGGTAACCGAGCCCACATGAATGCTGCCTTCCTTCTCCAAAGGGATGCACGATTCTCCCTGTCACAGTCCCCAGCCACCACTTCTTCCTTGAGGCTCCCAGGGGACCCGAGACAGGGAAAGGCAGGTACAACAATGCTGCAAAGCAATGTCACCATGACCTCCAGGGCCACCGCTCAGAGGCAAGACTTAATAAACAGGGAAACACCAGCTGTACTAACACGATCAAATGGTGCATTTTGCTGAGTTTAGGGCCAATTGCAACAGGGAAGGTGGGAATATCCCGCTCCGCGTGGCTTTCCCTTTGGCTCAGTGCTGAGGAGGGGCTATCAGTTCCTCGCTGCAAATCTGGGAAGTCTCTTGCCCAGCTTGTTTCGATTGCCAGCCACAAGCCATCAGTTGTGCTGTGTCCTTTGGCAGTCTGGGCTATCAACAGCTCTCACCAACCTCCCCCGTACCGCTGGGCAATCTCCCTGCCCGTGGCCACTAAGGCCCCTTCCAGTTGCTTTAAGTTGCGCATAATGAGAGCAAAAAACATCCTTTGGGAGCTTTGGTATGGCGGTGATTTCATTGATGCATTCAGCCAGGAAAACCAAATTAAGTGCAGGAACAGCTACACGAGGCAGCTTCAGCACTGAAGACGTCTTTAGGAGGACAGTGAAGAGTTGTCTCAGTTTCAGGTCTTCAGCAGGTGTTGGCAGAGCGGACAGCACAGCGTCAAGTTTTCCAAGGAGCCAGGGAAATAAGAGGAAGGTCTGTCGGACCAGATAGTCAAACAGCTTCTGCAGAATTCAAGGCAGATTCCCTAATCGGAGGGTGCATGTTCTTAtctgcctgcccagctgctggtcCCACCACCCatctgcgcccccccccccctccatcacaggagaggtgggggatgaagctgcagcctgcccagcGCCACCAGCGCTACTTCCAGCCCTGCCGTGAGGCACAGCCGAGAGTCAGTTCAGCTGAAGCAACTGGGAGAGCCCACCGCATCCTGCCCGGCACAGGCTTCACGAGCTCTGAAGTTCGGAACCAGAccggcaggcagagctgtggcccTGCTTTAGCTGGCAGGGATCCCCAGACCAGCGCTGGAGGGGGCAGAAGACACTTTTCCACAACGACATGCAGCTGGAAGCCAAATCGCTACAAGTTTTGACAGAATTAAGAAGGGAGGAAACACGTCTTTGCTGGTTTTCCCGAGTTAGTTTCTCAGCTGCTCAGGGTGGAAAAGCCAGCAGATAGGAAAGCTTCCCAGCAATTCCCAGCAGAGGACAGCAAATCCTAACTCCACATGCTTCCACCTCTGCTGTGCACAGGAGTCAGCACCAAGCCCTTCCTGCTGAGCACAGTCCAGGCCATaccaccagcacctccctgcatccctgggcTGCTCTAACACGCATCCCTCTCTCCCCCAGACCAGCCAAGACTTTCCCAGGGACCTGTAAAAGATTtgttggtgtttggtttttgctGGTGGGCAAGGAAGCTTTGGAAGGATTTATCtttccctggtttttttttgtttgttttgttttgggttttttgggtttttttgtcccgtctttattttcttttagtcttcctgcctgcctttatgataaaacccagaaaagacTGTAcaaatatgggggaaaaaaaaaaagtcaagtttAGACTTGCCTGATTTTGCAGGACTCATTTAAGCATCTCAGAAGCTTAAATGCACCtggacagcagagcagggaaaggcagcaccGGGTGCCTCTCGGTGAGCCCAGGGGACAAGGGCAGCACCCAAGCCGCAGGGTTTCAGATCTGTGCTGCAACAGCCAGCAGACAGACTTTGCCCAACACCTACACAAGGGGACACAccttcttctttttattttcttagctcTGTGTGTTATGAAACAAGGGCTCCCTTCAGATCCTATCAAAGTGCTGCTTCGTACTTCACCTTTCAAAAACTCACCCATCTCCTCCAGCTTGCCAACGTAAACCAAGCAAGGTCTGACTTCTACAGACACCTTCGCCCAGCTGATTTAATTATCGACAGCTTGTGCTGCTCTCTCATAGCTTGAGGATTATCATCAGCCGGGAAGGAAGTCCCAGCCTGTTACCGATCCTGGTTTACGATAATGTCTATTTTAT
The window above is part of the Falco cherrug isolate bFalChe1 chromosome 16, bFalChe1.pri, whole genome shotgun sequence genome. Proteins encoded here:
- the MAPK13 gene encoding mitogen-activated protein kinase 13 isoform X2, which encodes MNIARRRGFYRQEVNKTLWELPRRYTSLHPVGSGAYGSVCSAVDKKTGEKVAIKKLCRPFQSEIFAKRAYRELMLLKHMQHENVIGLLDVFTSATSYQGFQDFYLVMPYMRTDLQKIMGHEFSDEKIQYLVYQMLKGLKYIHSAGIVHRDLKPGNLAVNEDCQLKILDFGLARHADAEMTGYVVTRWYRAPEVILNWMHYNQTVDIWSIGCIMAEMLTGKTLFKGKDYLDQLTQILKVMGHPGEDFVEKLEDKAAKNYIKSLPKIPKKDLSVLFPKANPQAVDLLDKMLQLDVEKRLTATEALAHPYFDQFRDVEEETEAQQSYDDSLEHEKLSINEWRKHIYKEILSFSPIARKDSKKRSGMSL
- the MAPK13 gene encoding mitogen-activated protein kinase 13 isoform X1, with amino-acid sequence MNIARRRGFYRQEVNKTLWELPRRYTSLHPVGSGAYGSVCSAVDKKTGEKVAIKKLCRPFQSEIFAKRAYRELMLLKHMQHENVIGLLDVFTSATSYQGFQDFYLVMPYMRTDLQKIMGHEFSDEKIQYLVYQMLKGLKYIHSAGIVHRDLKPGNLAVNEDCQLKILDFGLARHADAEMTGYVVTRWYRAPEVILNWMHYNQTVDIWSIGCIMAEMLTGKTLFKGKDYLDQLTQILKVMGHPGEDFVEKLEDKAAKNYIKSLPKIPKKDLSVLFPKANPQAVDLLDKMLQLDVEKRLTATEALAHPYFDQFRDVEEETEAQQSYDDSLEHEKLSINEWRTIPSFAAQTSNKGKLQHYQNFPSSHLHRDLDKETLRFLALSAAAPAI
- the MAPK13 gene encoding mitogen-activated protein kinase 13 isoform X3, which gives rise to MLLKHMQHENVIGLLDVFTSATSYQGFQDFYLVMPYMRTDLQKIMGHEFSDEKIQYLVYQMLKGLKYIHSAGIVHRDLKPGNLAVNEDCQLKILDFGLARHADAEMTGYVVTRWYRAPEVILNWMHYNQTVDIWSIGCIMAEMLTGKTLFKGKDYLDQLTQILKVMGHPGEDFVEKLEDKAAKNYIKSLPKIPKKDLSVLFPKANPQAVDLLDKMLQLDVEKRLTATEALAHPYFDQFRDVEEETEAQQSYDDSLEHEKLSINEWRTIPSFAAQTSNKGKLQHYQNFPSSHLHRDLDKETLRFLALSAAAPAI